A single Crateriforma conspicua DNA region contains:
- a CDS encoding radical SAM protein, translating into MSVQCHPCFDPEARHQYGRVHLPVAPKCNVGCNFCNRKFDCLNESRPGVSSTLLTPEQSLTYLNKVVDLVDTPITVVGIAGPGDPFANADKTMRTLRLVRKHHPSMLLCVASNGLEIAPHVEELAELKTSHVTLTINAIDPKIGAKIYRFARLGRKVLRGIEAAEALLDQQLDAIDLLKSHGMTVKVNSIVMPGINDHHIPDIARLAGRLDVDYHNCMALYPLADTPFADLDEPDATMMTDIRVRCGEFVPQMEHCQRCRADAAGMLGEDNAEVVQQALTEAASMEASPSDQRPYVAVTSFEGLLINQHLGESEQLWIFGRDPDGSFRPIETRPTPLPGSGESRWDELADRLDDCSVLLCGNAGQSPKVALAKHGVRVLVAEGMIEDALHAIYQGQKPRMPARVLAQASGCDTDGVGCGGCPGSGTGCG; encoded by the coding sequence ATGAGTGTTCAATGCCATCCGTGCTTTGATCCCGAAGCCCGACACCAATATGGACGCGTGCATTTGCCCGTCGCGCCGAAGTGCAATGTCGGATGTAATTTTTGCAACCGCAAGTTCGATTGCTTGAACGAATCACGACCTGGTGTATCCAGCACGCTGCTGACGCCGGAACAGTCGCTGACGTACCTGAACAAAGTCGTTGACCTGGTGGACACACCGATCACGGTTGTCGGCATTGCCGGCCCTGGCGACCCGTTCGCCAACGCCGACAAAACGATGCGCACGTTGCGATTGGTTCGCAAGCACCATCCGTCGATGCTGTTGTGTGTCGCCAGCAATGGCCTGGAAATCGCACCGCACGTCGAAGAATTGGCCGAGCTGAAGACCAGCCACGTCACGCTGACCATTAACGCGATCGATCCAAAGATTGGTGCAAAAATCTATCGGTTCGCTCGGCTGGGACGAAAAGTCTTGCGTGGTATCGAAGCGGCCGAGGCTTTACTGGACCAACAACTCGACGCGATCGATCTGCTGAAGTCTCACGGGATGACGGTCAAGGTCAACAGCATCGTGATGCCGGGGATCAACGACCATCACATCCCCGATATCGCCCGCTTGGCCGGGCGGCTGGACGTCGATTACCACAACTGCATGGCGTTGTATCCGCTGGCCGACACGCCTTTCGCCGACTTGGACGAACCCGACGCGACGATGATGACCGACATCCGCGTGAGGTGCGGCGAATTTGTTCCCCAGATGGAACACTGCCAACGCTGTCGCGCCGATGCCGCCGGCATGTTGGGCGAAGACAACGCCGAAGTCGTCCAACAAGCGTTGACCGAAGCCGCATCCATGGAAGCTTCACCCAGCGACCAGCGACCCTACGTCGCCGTCACGTCGTTCGAAGGCCTTTTGATCAACCAGCACCTGGGGGAATCCGAACAGTTGTGGATCTTTGGCCGCGACCCCGACGGCAGCTTTCGCCCGATCGAAACGCGTCCCACGCCGTTGCCCGGTTCGGGTGAAAGCCGCTGGGACGAATTGGCGGATCGACTGGACGACTGCAGCGTTCTGCTTTGTGGCAACGCCGGCCAAAGTCCCAAAGTCGCGTTGGCCAAACACGGCGTCCGCGTGCTGGTCGCCGAAGGCATGATCGAAGATGCCTTGCACGCGATCTATCAAGGTCAGAAACCTCGCATGCCCGCCCGCGTGCTGGCACAGGCATCGGGTTGCGATACCGACGGCGTCGGCTGTGGCGGATGTCCCGGTTCGGGCACCGGTTGCGGTTGA
- a CDS encoding (2Fe-2S) ferredoxin domain-containing protein, whose amino-acid sequence MDTSRFHLMICNSYRTNGEPKGVCHRKGAAGLPQYLEDEIIDRGIDAMVSTTSCFKRCGKGPLLVVYPEGWWYSEVDEDKIDEILDALEDERPAEALLAE is encoded by the coding sequence ATGGACACCAGTCGTTTTCATTTGATGATTTGCAACAGCTATCGCACCAACGGCGAACCCAAAGGCGTCTGCCATCGCAAAGGTGCTGCGGGGTTGCCACAGTACTTGGAGGACGAAATCATCGACCGCGGCATCGATGCGATGGTGTCGACCACCAGTTGTTTCAAACGCTGTGGCAAAGGCCCATTGTTGGTCGTCTATCCCGAAGGTTGGTGGTACAGCGAAGTCGACGAAGACAAGATCGACGAAATCTTGGACGCGTTGGAAGACGAACGTCCGGCCGAAGCCTTGCTTGCGGAATAG
- a CDS encoding DUF368 domain-containing protein, with translation MTNDSIRTQKPDQTIAPESTDESNIAGKSGGSWMPGPADFVNVVRGFFMGAADTVPGVSGGTVALILGHYQRLIAAISRIDGHFVSLAGRGKCVDAFAHIDGRFLVALAMGIACGIVSLAGLMHWLLDHRMAETLAVFLGLVLASVWVVRREIEVWTADRWIALGFGAVVAAGITMLAGSAGSLSLPYLFFSASIAICAMILPGISGAFIMLLLGVYYPVTGMVKDAAKLNFTPETLIKMAVFASGCLFGLLAFSKVLRFLLARFRDTTMAVLIGLMIGSVGRLWPFQVVTPETADLDFKARQFDYVSPAAFTGSVPIVIGCVIAGAAVVLIAESVASRLQHS, from the coding sequence ATGACGAACGATTCGATCCGAACGCAAAAACCGGATCAAACGATTGCACCGGAATCAACGGATGAATCCAACATCGCCGGCAAATCTGGCGGATCATGGATGCCCGGACCGGCCGATTTTGTGAACGTCGTTCGCGGTTTCTTCATGGGCGCCGCGGACACCGTTCCGGGCGTCAGCGGCGGAACGGTCGCCCTGATTTTGGGCCACTACCAACGGTTGATCGCCGCGATCAGCCGCATCGACGGCCATTTCGTCTCCTTGGCCGGTCGCGGAAAGTGCGTCGACGCGTTTGCTCACATCGACGGGCGATTTCTGGTCGCCCTGGCCATGGGAATCGCATGTGGCATCGTTTCGCTGGCCGGGCTGATGCACTGGTTGTTGGACCACCGGATGGCCGAAACGTTGGCTGTCTTTTTGGGCTTGGTCTTGGCCAGTGTCTGGGTCGTCCGACGCGAGATCGAAGTTTGGACGGCCGACCGCTGGATCGCTTTGGGCTTCGGCGCAGTCGTCGCGGCGGGGATCACCATGCTGGCCGGTTCGGCCGGATCGTTGTCGTTGCCCTATCTGTTCTTCAGCGCTTCGATCGCGATTTGTGCCATGATCCTGCCCGGCATCTCCGGTGCCTTCATCATGTTGCTACTGGGCGTGTACTATCCGGTGACGGGCATGGTCAAAGACGCCGCAAAACTGAACTTCACGCCCGAAACGCTGATCAAGATGGCGGTGTTTGCGTCGGGATGCCTGTTCGGCTTGCTGGCGTTCTCCAAAGTCTTGCGTTTCCTGCTGGCTCGGTTTCGTGACACGACGATGGCCGTGTTGATCGGGCTGATGATCGGTTCAGTCGGCCGACTGTGGCCGTTCCAAGTCGTCACACCGGAGACCGCGGACTTGGACTTCAAAGCACGGCAATTCGATTACGTTTCGCCGGCAGCCTTCACCGGTTCCGTCCCAATCGTCATCGGTTGCGTGATCGCCGGTGCCGCCGTCGTCCTCATCGCCGAATCGGTCGCGTCAAGATTGCAGCATTCTTGA
- a CDS encoding undecaprenyl-diphosphate phosphatase encodes MADLLNVLILAIVQGIAEFLPISSSGHLVLLGSLLQTINESPALQELGESATLEIILHAGTLGSILVIYWRHILNLLSRDKAVIPLLIVGTIPAAVIGVGIKLAFESVLKSTPLAAAMLLLTGTMLIVLGRLKPRSGDYQQLSWKGALAVGTFQAFAILPGISRSGSTILGGRLMGLKNEDSVTFSFLLAIPAILGATVLTAKDLLDPESGSPPDNQAMLLIVGAVVSFVVGIVALKWLIGWSRLDRLHWFAWWCYPVGVAALGLWAAGVIA; translated from the coding sequence GTGGCCGACCTTCTGAACGTATTGATCCTGGCGATCGTCCAGGGCATTGCCGAATTTTTGCCCATCAGTTCATCGGGCCACCTTGTCTTGCTGGGGTCGCTGCTGCAGACGATCAACGAATCGCCGGCGCTGCAGGAACTGGGCGAATCGGCGACGTTGGAAATCATTTTGCACGCCGGAACGCTGGGTTCGATCCTGGTGATCTATTGGCGGCACATTCTGAATTTGCTCAGCCGTGACAAGGCCGTCATCCCGCTGTTGATCGTCGGCACCATTCCCGCGGCCGTCATCGGCGTGGGCATCAAGTTGGCGTTCGAATCGGTTTTAAAATCCACGCCTTTGGCCGCCGCAATGCTGTTGTTGACCGGAACGATGTTGATCGTTTTGGGCCGTTTGAAGCCACGCAGCGGTGACTATCAACAGCTCAGCTGGAAAGGCGCGTTGGCCGTCGGCACGTTCCAGGCGTTTGCGATTCTGCCGGGAATCAGCCGCAGTGGTTCGACGATTTTGGGCGGCCGTTTGATGGGGCTGAAGAACGAAGATTCGGTGACGTTTTCGTTCCTGTTGGCGATTCCCGCGATCCTGGGCGCCACGGTGTTGACCGCCAAAGATCTGCTGGACCCCGAATCGGGCAGTCCGCCGGACAACCAAGCGATGTTGCTGATCGTCGGTGCCGTCGTCTCGTTTGTCGTCGGGATCGTCGCGCTGAAATGGCTGATCGGTTGGAGCCGCCTGGACCGACTGCACTGGTTCGCGTGGTGGTGCTATCCGGTCGGTGTTGCGGCGTTGGGACTGTGGGCCGCGGGCGTCATCGCCTGA
- a CDS encoding PEGA domain-containing protein, which produces MPFLPQRLSPLGQCPSVRRCPPVVRRLCTLGVVLLIPIAASGCVRRRMTVRTHPAGAQVSVDNQVIGTSPAATPFVYYGTREIRIEKPGFRTETIRKNIRPPWYQWPVVEFFSETLWPGELRDERIVDVQLVPEEMQPTETVVQRADDLRDQSRSGIVTVGQ; this is translated from the coding sequence ATGCCGTTTTTGCCACAACGATTATCGCCACTCGGCCAGTGCCCGTCGGTCCGCCGATGCCCACCGGTCGTGCGTCGGTTGTGCACGCTTGGCGTCGTGTTGCTGATTCCGATCGCCGCCAGCGGCTGTGTGCGTCGTCGAATGACGGTCCGCACCCATCCGGCCGGGGCCCAGGTCTCGGTGGACAATCAGGTGATCGGAACGTCGCCGGCGGCGACCCCGTTTGTCTACTATGGCACCCGTGAAATTCGCATCGAAAAACCCGGCTTTCGGACCGAGACGATCCGCAAGAATATCCGACCGCCCTGGTACCAGTGGCCGGTGGTGGAATTCTTTAGCGAAACATTGTGGCCGGGTGAACTGCGCGACGAACGGATCGTGGACGTGCAATTGGTCCCCGAAGAAATGCAGCCCACCGAGACGGTCGTCCAACGTGCCGATGATTTGCGGGATCAATCACGCAGCGGCATCGTCACCGTCGGTCAGTAG
- a CDS encoding nitrogenase component 1, with translation MTDQGSSFVATRNACKMCTPLGACLAFSGVEGCLPFLHGSQGCSTYIRRYLISHFREPMDIASSNFDEQSAIFGGQNNLSIGLRHVLESYRPKAVGIATTCLSETIGDDVSMFLNEFRNEQAGNADVSIPPLIHASTPSYHGSHFDGYTEAVAAIVDTLAEGGKRQADLVNILPGIVSPADLRHLREIVSDFGLTPVLTPDYSERLDGPPWQQYQRIPDGGTPIDMIRRCGTAAASIQLGDTPTGRTAAGILADKFDVPAMVLPMPIGVRASDQMFAALENISGRPTPKQHADERGRLVDSYIDAHKYIFGKCAIVFGDEDFVVSTVGFLAEIGIQTVLCGSGGQSGTLKASIDQIEMGPSEPPRVIEGVDFEDLTEAADDVHADLMIGHSKGYKLARQLGIPLVRIGLPVHDRFGASRLLHVGYRGTQQLFDRIVNTLLEQRQDISEMGYTYL, from the coding sequence ATGACCGATCAAGGTTCCAGCTTTGTTGCCACCCGAAACGCATGCAAGATGTGCACGCCCTTGGGTGCCTGTTTGGCGTTCAGCGGCGTGGAAGGCTGTTTGCCCTTCTTGCACGGGTCCCAAGGCTGTTCGACCTACATCCGGCGATACTTGATCAGCCACTTTCGCGAACCGATGGACATCGCGTCGTCCAACTTCGACGAACAGTCGGCCATCTTTGGCGGGCAAAACAACCTGTCGATCGGGCTGCGGCACGTGCTGGAAAGCTATCGTCCCAAAGCGGTGGGAATCGCGACGACCTGTCTGAGCGAAACGATCGGCGACGACGTGTCGATGTTCCTGAACGAATTCCGCAACGAACAAGCGGGAAATGCGGACGTGTCGATCCCGCCGCTGATCCACGCTTCGACGCCCAGCTATCACGGCAGCCACTTCGACGGGTACACCGAAGCGGTGGCGGCGATCGTCGACACCCTGGCCGAAGGCGGAAAGCGACAAGCCGACCTGGTCAACATTCTTCCTGGCATCGTGTCGCCTGCCGACCTGCGTCATCTGCGAGAAATCGTTAGCGATTTCGGACTAACGCCGGTTTTGACACCGGATTACAGCGAACGATTGGACGGTCCGCCGTGGCAACAGTACCAACGGATTCCCGATGGCGGTACGCCTATCGACATGATTCGGCGATGCGGAACCGCCGCCGCGTCGATTCAGTTGGGGGATACGCCAACGGGACGTACCGCGGCGGGCATCCTGGCCGACAAGTTTGACGTGCCCGCCATGGTGTTGCCGATGCCGATCGGTGTGCGAGCCAGCGATCAAATGTTCGCAGCGTTGGAAAACATCAGCGGCCGCCCGACCCCCAAACAACACGCCGACGAACGCGGGCGATTGGTCGACAGCTACATCGACGCCCACAAGTACATCTTTGGAAAGTGTGCGATCGTTTTCGGCGACGAAGACTTCGTCGTATCCACGGTTGGATTCCTGGCGGAGATCGGCATCCAAACCGTCTTGTGCGGATCGGGCGGCCAGAGCGGAACGCTGAAAGCATCGATCGATCAAATCGAAATGGGCCCAAGTGAACCGCCGCGAGTGATCGAAGGCGTCGACTTTGAAGACTTGACCGAAGCGGCCGACGACGTTCACGCCGACCTGATGATCGGTCATTCCAAAGGCTACAAGCTGGCCCGCCAACTGGGCATTCCGTTGGTCCGCATCGGATTGCCCGTTCACGACCGCTTCGGTGCTTCGCGATTGCTGCACGTCGGCTATCGCGGCACCCAACAACTGTTCGATCGCATCGTCAACACGTTGTTGGAACAGCGTCAAGACATCAGCGAAATGGGATACACGTACTTGTAG
- a CDS encoding CerR family C-terminal domain-containing protein, whose translation MNQSADPSLIDSAAVPHRTGPLGESATRLLQHAGPIFAEKGFQGATLREIANAAQTNVASVSYHFGDKLGLYRAVIAQMRSEREKRFPAPVIQTPPAGQPPMIVLRPIVQTILSRMLACDENGWQHRLMMREFQQPTVVFSQIVHEYFRPMFELMKSTLGQLMGPQADEATVHRMVFSLIGQCVYYRIGDPTIPHLLTPSQIDAVMDIDALADHICGVMSAAIESYRHGHFAGDAEPPHDSTQVSVETLPSDSSC comes from the coding sequence TTGAATCAGTCCGCCGATCCGTCATTGATCGACAGCGCCGCGGTTCCCCATCGCACGGGGCCGCTGGGCGAATCCGCCACCCGATTGCTGCAGCACGCCGGGCCGATCTTCGCGGAAAAGGGGTTTCAAGGGGCAACGTTGCGCGAGATCGCCAATGCGGCCCAGACCAATGTGGCCAGTGTTTCCTATCACTTCGGCGACAAGCTGGGCTTGTACCGGGCGGTCATCGCCCAGATGCGATCGGAACGCGAAAAACGCTTTCCGGCGCCCGTCATCCAGACGCCACCGGCGGGCCAGCCGCCCATGATCGTGCTGCGTCCGATCGTCCAAACGATCCTGTCCCGGATGCTGGCCTGTGACGAAAACGGCTGGCAACACCGGTTGATGATGCGTGAGTTTCAGCAGCCGACGGTCGTTTTTTCGCAAATTGTTCACGAATACTTCCGCCCAATGTTCGAACTGATGAAGTCCACATTGGGTCAATTGATGGGGCCACAGGCGGACGAAGCGACCGTGCACCGGATGGTGTTCAGCTTGATCGGCCAATGTGTTTACTACCGAATCGGCGATCCCACGATTCCACATTTGTTGACACCAAGTCAGATCGACGCCGTGATGGACATCGATGCACTGGCGGATCACATCTGCGGTGTGATGTCGGCGGCCATCGAATCGTATCGCCACGGCCATTTCGCCGGCGACGCCGAACCGCCACACGATTCCACCCAGGTTTCGGTCGAAACACTGCCCAGTGATTCGTCCTGCTGA
- a CDS encoding homocitrate synthase/isopropylmalate synthase family protein, whose amino-acid sequence MSASCNQPSPTATSSPRTIRLVDTTLRDAAQSPGIVFSAQDRLAIANALAEIGIDEIEVGCPVMGDDEQAVIRQTLGMDLPCRITGWCRASVADLDAAASCGLRSVHVALPGSDLQIQTLGKSWTWVIETLHCLVDLARQHFDFVSVGLMDASRCDDASIVEFARHCEQLQIDRLRLADTVGLWNPMTAAHIAGLVREATSLPSIGVHCHNDLGMAVGNTLAALQAGATDADVTVLGLGERAGNAALEEVAVALAATTDIRTGIRREQLCPLCRQVAAACDRTIPPQKPIAGDGLFVHESGIHVHGVLRNPAAFEPFAPGSVGQSGRQIRVGSHSGRSGLTEALRAAGIPARGDEVSKLMVKVREEVARTRRSITPQQLAELYRSR is encoded by the coding sequence GTGTCGGCTTCATGCAATCAACCCTCGCCCACGGCAACTTCATCGCCGCGCACCATTCGCTTGGTCGACACCACGCTGCGTGACGCTGCCCAATCGCCCGGCATCGTTTTTTCCGCACAAGATCGGCTGGCCATCGCAAATGCTTTGGCCGAGATCGGCATCGACGAAATCGAAGTCGGCTGTCCCGTCATGGGCGATGACGAACAAGCCGTCATTCGTCAAACGTTGGGCATGGATTTGCCTTGCCGAATCACCGGATGGTGTCGCGCAAGCGTTGCGGATTTGGACGCCGCCGCGTCGTGTGGTCTGCGGTCGGTCCACGTGGCATTGCCCGGATCCGATTTACAGATCCAGACGCTGGGCAAGTCGTGGACCTGGGTGATCGAGACGCTGCACTGTTTGGTTGACTTAGCCCGGCAACATTTTGATTTTGTTTCCGTCGGGTTGATGGACGCTTCACGCTGTGACGACGCATCGATCGTTGAATTTGCACGACATTGCGAGCAACTTCAGATCGATCGTCTGCGTTTGGCCGACACGGTGGGCCTTTGGAACCCGATGACTGCGGCCCACATCGCCGGTCTTGTACGCGAGGCAACCAGCCTGCCATCGATCGGTGTTCACTGTCACAACGATTTGGGCATGGCGGTGGGCAACACCTTGGCGGCGCTGCAAGCGGGCGCAACGGATGCCGACGTGACGGTTCTGGGGTTGGGCGAACGTGCGGGCAACGCGGCATTGGAAGAAGTCGCCGTCGCATTGGCGGCCACCACGGACATTCGCACGGGCATCCGACGCGAACAGTTGTGCCCTCTGTGTCGGCAAGTCGCGGCGGCCTGCGATCGAACGATTCCGCCGCAAAAACCGATCGCCGGTGACGGCTTGTTTGTCCACGAATCGGGCATCCATGTGCACGGTGTGCTTCGCAATCCTGCGGCATTCGAACCGTTTGCCCCTGGATCGGTCGGCCAATCGGGTCGTCAAATCCGCGTGGGTTCGCACAGCGGACGTTCTGGACTGACCGAAGCGTTGCGTGCGGCGGGGATTCCAGCCCGTGGTGACGAGGTTTCCAAATTGATGGTCAAAGTCCGGGAGGAAGTGGCACGGACACGACGCAGCATCACGCCCCAACAATTGGCGGAACTGTACCGGTCCCGCTAG
- a CDS encoding sigma-54-dependent Fis family transcriptional regulator, giving the protein MLNARSGQSQTLHDILQVLEQTLGMMRTTVMLLAADQQRLVIGATRSVPPNETQSVHYQRGEGITGRVLESGRSVVVPSVSQEPGFVDRIHQRARRQADDSSFICVPIMVGREVIGTLAADLPPCKSGRQEADELDEAERALTIVAAMIGFDVRVRRDEREEHEALQEENLRLRDALEERFRPENIIGNSRPMRAVYTRIRRVATGNTTVLIRGETGTGKELVASAIHYSSGRSNQPYIRVNCAQLSETLLESELFGHEKGAFTGAIERRIGRIEEAENGTLFLDEIGDFPPAIQVKLLRFLQEHEFERVGSNETLTANVRVIAATNCDLESALKEKTFRQDLYYRINVFPIVLPALRERRDDILLLSNHFAEKYSREMGKQIRRFSTPAIDMLMSYHWPGNVRELENCIEHAILLADGDAILGHHLPPTLEMPDAADDSLSSRLDIRVEALERDMISDALKCASGNAAAAARQLGITARMIRYKMKKLGLET; this is encoded by the coding sequence GTGTTAAACGCACGCTCAGGTCAAAGTCAAACGTTGCACGACATCCTGCAGGTTCTGGAACAGACCCTGGGGATGATGCGGACCACGGTCATGTTGCTGGCGGCCGACCAGCAGCGGTTGGTCATTGGTGCAACTCGCAGTGTCCCGCCCAACGAAACGCAATCGGTGCATTATCAACGTGGCGAAGGCATCACCGGCCGGGTCTTGGAAAGCGGCCGATCCGTGGTCGTGCCCAGCGTTTCGCAAGAACCCGGATTCGTTGACCGCATCCACCAGCGTGCCCGTCGCCAAGCGGACGATAGCAGCTTCATTTGTGTGCCCATCATGGTCGGCCGTGAAGTGATCGGGACACTGGCCGCCGATCTGCCGCCTTGCAAATCCGGTCGACAAGAAGCCGACGAGCTGGACGAAGCCGAACGGGCTTTGACGATCGTTGCCGCGATGATCGGATTCGACGTCCGCGTGCGACGCGATGAACGGGAAGAACACGAGGCACTGCAGGAAGAAAACTTGCGGCTGCGCGATGCCTTGGAAGAACGCTTTCGTCCGGAAAACATCATCGGAAACTCGCGTCCCATGCGAGCCGTTTATACACGGATCCGCCGCGTCGCGACCGGCAACACAACCGTCCTGATACGCGGCGAAACCGGGACCGGCAAGGAATTGGTCGCGTCGGCAATTCACTATTCCAGCGGTCGATCGAACCAGCCCTACATTCGGGTCAATTGTGCCCAGTTGAGTGAAACACTGTTGGAATCGGAACTGTTCGGACACGAGAAAGGTGCCTTCACCGGTGCCATTGAACGGCGGATCGGACGCATCGAAGAAGCCGAAAACGGAACCTTGTTCCTAGACGAAATTGGTGACTTTCCGCCCGCGATTCAAGTCAAGTTGTTGCGGTTTCTGCAGGAGCATGAATTCGAACGGGTCGGTTCCAATGAAACGTTGACGGCGAACGTCCGAGTCATTGCGGCGACCAACTGTGACCTGGAAAGTGCGCTGAAGGAAAAAACGTTTCGCCAAGACCTGTACTATCGCATCAACGTTTTTCCGATCGTGTTGCCCGCACTACGCGAACGACGCGACGACATCTTGCTGCTGTCGAATCACTTCGCCGAGAAATACTCACGCGAAATGGGCAAACAGATTCGCCGGTTCAGCACGCCGGCGATCGACATGTTGATGTCCTATCACTGGCCGGGCAACGTTCGCGAATTGGAAAACTGCATCGAGCACGCCATCCTGTTGGCCGACGGCGACGCAATCCTGGGCCATCATTTGCCGCCGACTTTGGAGATGCCGGATGCGGCCGACGATTCGCTTTCCAGCCGTCTGGATATCCGCGTGGAAGCACTGGAACGTGACATGATCAGCGACGCGTTGAAATGTGCTTCGGGCAACGCCGCCGCTGCGGCACGGCAACTGGGCATCACCGCCCGAATGATCCGGTACAAGATGAAAAAGCTGGGCTTGGAAACTTAG
- a CDS encoding efflux RND transporter periplasmic adaptor subunit, whose protein sequence is MDSTASPTVADPDNDRTAAGKNVGPSDDTLRAEDITFDETVPPLPRSHSRGSRMLFLLLFNVVVPLLLLAAGAAVMIALGSATPETQPLPGSDRASQMMRMPSINVAQVQSLETLGGELDLTVDGTVVPYREVTIATEVAGRIVYKSDLCEAGSVVKAGTVLMRIDKTDYELEVERLTRQREQAYQSIRETEQESLGTQRLIDVAKDDLELQTRELKRQQSLPKGFASQGEIDQAQRAVLAANQQIVTLENQLSLQQKRLMTLQASLRLAETQLRSAEVNLQRTEITAPIDGVIVREDAELNTFVNRGNTIVTIEDTSKVEVAAQLRMDQVYWLTTQNRTDSGGENANGSGAASADLTGPGQGYQLPNTPATIEYEMSGRRAVYRWDGHLMGFDGIGLDAATRTVPVRILVDAPSEYRDATGQVHHTAGPTALVRGMFVTVRLHLKPNVPLYVIPEKAIKPGNRLWHFSADESVFDLPSSEESQDVAPETVVASDNEPSQSTNADTKDANDNGFDPSRWIPGRVKVVESIIPVDRLNPKFAPSDSVTAEATERDDSFVAETTDWWICEIPDGDITDGSMVVLSPLPAIPRSGLPARTTKPDANAAAPAKSETQE, encoded by the coding sequence ATGGATTCTACGGCTTCACCCACCGTTGCCGATCCGGACAACGATCGAACAGCCGCCGGCAAGAACGTCGGACCGAGCGACGATACCTTGCGCGCCGAAGACATCACCTTCGACGAAACGGTGCCGCCCCTGCCCAGATCACATTCTCGCGGATCGAGAATGCTGTTCTTGCTGTTGTTCAACGTCGTGGTGCCGCTGTTGCTGTTGGCCGCCGGCGCCGCGGTGATGATTGCACTGGGATCCGCGACACCGGAAACGCAGCCGTTGCCGGGCTCGGATCGCGCGTCCCAGATGATGCGGATGCCATCGATCAACGTGGCTCAGGTGCAATCCCTGGAAACGCTTGGCGGTGAACTGGATTTAACGGTCGACGGCACCGTCGTTCCGTATCGCGAAGTCACCATTGCGACGGAAGTCGCCGGACGAATCGTCTACAAATCCGATTTGTGCGAAGCGGGCAGCGTGGTCAAAGCCGGCACCGTGCTGATGCGGATCGACAAGACGGATTACGAACTGGAAGTCGAACGGCTGACACGGCAAAGAGAACAAGCCTATCAATCGATTCGCGAAACCGAACAAGAATCGCTGGGCACGCAGCGTTTGATCGACGTTGCCAAAGACGACTTGGAACTGCAAACCCGGGAATTGAAGCGTCAACAATCGCTGCCCAAGGGATTCGCCAGCCAAGGGGAAATTGATCAAGCCCAGCGTGCCGTCTTGGCCGCCAACCAACAGATCGTAACGCTGGAAAACCAGCTGAGCCTCCAACAGAAACGGTTGATGACGCTGCAGGCTTCGCTGCGACTGGCTGAAACCCAGCTGCGATCGGCCGAGGTTAATCTGCAGCGGACCGAAATCACCGCGCCAATTGACGGGGTGATCGTTCGCGAAGATGCCGAGTTGAACACTTTCGTCAATCGCGGAAATACGATCGTTACGATCGAAGACACGTCCAAGGTGGAAGTCGCCGCGCAATTGCGAATGGACCAGGTGTATTGGCTGACGACGCAAAACCGCACGGATTCCGGCGGCGAAAACGCCAACGGTTCCGGCGCCGCATCGGCCGACTTGACCGGCCCCGGCCAGGGTTACCAGTTGCCCAACACGCCGGCAACGATCGAATACGAGATGTCTGGACGCCGCGCGGTGTACCGCTGGGACGGACACCTGATGGGTTTCGACGGCATTGGATTGGATGCAGCGACACGCACGGTTCCGGTTCGCATTCTGGTGGATGCCCCCTCGGAATACCGTGATGCGACGGGACAGGTCCATCACACGGCCGGCCCCACGGCTTTGGTGCGAGGCATGTTTGTGACCGTTCGCCTGCACTTAAAACCGAATGTGCCGCTGTACGTGATTCCCGAAAAGGCGATCAAACCGGGCAATCGCCTGTGGCACTTTTCCGCCGACGAATCCGTCTTCGACTTGCCGAGTTCCGAGGAAAGCCAGGACGTTGCACCGGAGACCGTCGTCGCGTCGGACAATGAACCTTCCCAATCGACGAACGCAGATACCAAAGACGCCAACGACAACGGTTTCGATCCCAGTCGCTGGATTCCTGGACGTGTGAAGGTGGTCGAATCGATCATCCCGGTCGATCGCTTGAACCCCAAGTTCGCTCCGTCTGATTCGGTCACAGCGGAAGCCACCGAAAGGGATGATTCGTTCGTCGCCGAAACCACGGATTGGTGGATTTGCGAAATCCCCGACGGTGACATCACCGACGGGTCGATGGTCGTGCTGTCGCCGTTGCCCGCGATTCCGCGAAGCGGTTTGCCCGCTCGAACGACCAAGCCTGACGCAAACGCCGCCGCACCCGCGAAGTCGGAGACGCAAGAATGA